Part of the Candidatus Cybelea sp. genome is shown below.
GTCCAGGCGCAGCTGAGCGAGGCCCAGCAGAAGTACACGCCGGCCCATCCAACCGTGATTGCGCTGCGTCAGCAGCGGGATGCCCTGGTCGCGCAGATTTCGGCACAGCCGCAGGCAGTCGTCAGCTCCACGACGGTCGCGCCGAACCCGCTCTACCAGAGCCTTGAGCAGCAGGCAGCGACCTATCGCGCCCGCGTCATGGGGGACCAGGGTCAAATCCGGGCGCTGCGCGGAGAGGTAAAGGCCAATAAGCCGGCGGTCAATGCTCTGCCGGAGCAAGCCATCGCGTTCTCGTCGCTCCAAGAGGATGCCAAGCGCGCCGCCAACGTCTATAACGCGCTGGCGCAAAAGTATAGCGACGCGATCGTTGCAAAGACGACGGCGATCAGCGATATCATCGTCGTTCAGCCGGCAAACGCGGATTCCGCGATCAAACGTCCCAGCCTCCGGACGAACCTTCTGATCGCTGTCGTCCTCGGCGTGATGCTGGGTTTAGCGGTCGTCTACATTCTCGACCTGATCGAGCGACGGTCCGCCGGCCGCGACTTCGCCCGCATCCTCGGGCTCCCGGTCGTGGCTCGCATCCCGGCCTTCGACGAGCGCAAGACCAAGGCGATCCCGTGGGTTCACTCGATGACGATGGAGGCGTTCCTCCACCTCTGCGTGACGCTGCGCTTGCGCAACCGGCGGCCGATCAAAACTCTCGCCGTCCTGAGCGCGCGCCGCAGCGAGGGGAAATCGACGGTCGCTTTCAACCTCGCCAAGACGCTCGCGACGCTGCAGCCCGGGGTGCTCCTCGTCGATGCCGACCTGCGTCAGCCGACGCTGCACACGATCGCAGCCTGCAAAAATAACGTGGGCTTGGGCGAGGTGCTCGAAGGCACTTCGACGCTCGACGCGGCCGTGCAGCACGTCGATCCAGGTCTCGACATCCTGCCGAGCCATCCGGACAACACGAATCCGATTCCGCTGCTGCAGTCGCGTTTCGAGTCGATGCTCGAAACCGCGCGCAAGAGTTATAGCACCGTCATCGTCGATACGCCGGCGCTCGGCGCGGTATCCGATGGATTGATGGTCGCCGCGCAGGTCGATGGCTCGCTCTTCGTGGTCGCGGCCGACGAGACCGAAGAGAGCGACGCGCGCCGCGCGATCGGCCAGCTCAGCCTCATCGGCATCGACAACGTGCTGGGAATAGTCGTAAACAAAGACGCGGTCGTGGTCAACGACTACGACGACTACTTTGCGCGGATGCACAACGCGCTGGCGGCGGGTCCGGCATGACCGGCGTAACCGTCGTCATCCCCGCGTACAACGAAGGAAGCCTCTTCGCCGCGGCGCTCTCCTCGCTCTCCGAATATTTTGCCATCCATCGCGGCAGCGGGTACGAGTTTCACTTTCTGATCGTTGACGACGGAAGCACCGACGAGACGGGCGCCGTTGCCGCAACCTTCGCGCGCTGGCGGCCCAACGTACGCATCGTCCGTCACGAGCACAACCGCGGCCTGGGCGCGGCCCTACGCACCGCCTTTGCTGCGGTAGATACCGAGCTGGCAGTGCTGCTCGACGCCGATCTCACCTATTCGCCCGCGGTCGCGATGCAGCTGCTCGAGGCGCTGGAAGCCTCGCATGCCGACATCGCGATGGCGTCGCCGTACATGCCGGGAGGATCGGTCGTCGGAGTTCCTTTCCTGCGCCGGGTCCTCAGCCGTGAAGCCAATCGTCTGCTCTCGCTGGCGGTCTGCGGAAAGTACGCCACGCTGACCTGCATGGTGCGCGCGTTTCGCGTGTGCGCCCTGCGCGAGCTTCAGTTCCGCAGCGACGACAAGCCCGCGGTAGCGGAGATGCTGCTCGACGCGCTGCGCAAGAAGATGCAGGTCGTCGAGGTTCCCGCGACGCTGGAATGGACGGCGGAGCGGCGCAGTGCCCGCGGCGGCTTCAACTTCTTACGCACGGCCGCGCAAACGTACAGCACGCTTGCGCTGGCCTTTCGCCATCGTCCCGCGTTGTGGCTGGCGGTCCCCGGGCTCTTTCCCGGGCTCCTTCCGCTCGTCGTCGGGCTGCTGCTGATCCTTCGAGTCAACTCCACGACGCTCGCCATCGGTACGACCGCGACGATCGTCATCCAGTACACCAGTCTAGCCCTCTTCACGGGGCAAATCACCGCTTTTTTGGGACGAAGATTTCACCAAAAACGTCGCCTTCAAACGAACGGAGCACTAAATAAAAATGGCTACGACCCTTCCTCTCGCACCGCATAGAACGCTGCCGTCCGACCAGGACGCAACTGGAAGAACGCTCGGCGAAGAGGAAATCGCCGCAGTCTCCGCTGCTCTGCGCAGCGGAACGCTTACGAGCACCAAAGGTTCATTCGTCACCGCCCTCGAGTCGCACTTCGCGGAAATGATGGGCGTAAAATACGCTTATGCCTGTTCCTCGGGCACCGCGGCCCTCCATTGCGCGATCGCCGCGCTCGACCCGGAGCCGGGCGACGAAATGATTACGACCGCGATCACGGACATGGGCGCGCTCACGCCGATTCTCTATCAAGGCGCGATCCCGGTCTTCGCCGACGTCGACCCTCGCACGTGCAACGTCACGGCCGAGACGGTCGCGCAGCGGATCAGCAGCAAGACCAAAGCCATCATCGTCACGCACCTCTTCGGGAACCCCTGCGACATCGACGAGATCGTCGAGCTGGGCAATCGTCACGGCATCCCGGTCATCGAGGACTGCGCCCAGGCGTTCCTGGCCGCGTACAAGGGCCGCTTCGTCGGCACGGCCGGCAAGATCGGGTGCTTCAGCCTGCAGCAGGGCAAGCACATCACGACCGGTGAGGGCGGTCTGGTCGTCACCAACGACGAGGCTCTCGCCCGGCGGATCTACCTCTTCATCAACAAAGCCTGGGGGTACGGCGATCCGCAGCCCGATCACTATTTCCTGGCACTGAACTATCGCATGTCGGAGCTCGCCGGCAGCGTCGCGGTCGCGCAGCTGGGTAAGCTGCCGAAGGTCGTCGCTCGCCGCCGCATGCTCGCCGAGATGCTCACCGAACGGATCGGACAGCTCGAAGCGATCGAGACGCCCTACATCCTGCCCGGCGCGCAGCATAGTTACTGGAAGTACGTCGTGCGCACGTCCGAGTCGCTCCCGGCAGAGGCGGTGCTCGAAATGGCCGCGCTGCTCAAGGAGCGCGGAATCTTCAGCGCGCCGCGATACATTCAGAAGCCGGCGTTCATGTGCGAGGTCTTCCAGAAGCGCAAGACGTTCGGCAACAGCGGCTATCCCTTTACGATGGCTCGTCCCGAAGTGCTCGCGTACGATCGCGAGCGTTTCCCGGGCACCTACGCCGCGCTGGAACGCGTGCTGGTCGTTCCCTGGAACGACCGCTACGACGAAGACGACGTCAACTACATCGCCGAGGCCATGACCTCGGCAGCCGAGACGCTCACCTGGAGGCACAGCGCATGAAGGAACTACGTTTCGCGATCGTCGGCGCGGGCGCAATCGCCCGCGCCTACGAAGCGGCTTTTCGAGAGGTAAAAGGGGCAACCGTCGTCGCCGTCTGCGATACGAACGGCGCGGCCGCCGAGGAGCTCGCGTCGCGCATCGGCTGCGACGCGTACTCGCTGCTCCCGGCCCTGTTGCGCAAATCGAGCTTCGACGCCGCGATCGTCTGCACGCCTCCGGTAACGCACGAGTCGATCAGCTGCAAGATCTTGCAGTCCGGGCGGCACGTGCTTTGCGAGAAGCCGCTCTCGATCACGGTGAACAGCGCCCGCCGGATGCTGGCGGTTGCCGAACACTGCGGAATGATCCTGACGATGGCCTCGAAGTTCCGCTACGCGGCGGACGTCCGCCGTGCGCGCGAGATCCTCTTCGCCGGCGAGATCGGCGACCTGGTCTTCGCCGAGAACGCGTTCACCTCGTTCGTCGATATGAGCAGGCGCTGGAACTCCGACTCCACGGTCAGCGGCGGCGGCGTGCTGATCGACAACGGAACGCACGCGGTCGACATCTTGCGATATCTCCTCGGCAACCTGCGCGATATTCAGGTCGTAGAGGGGCGCCGGATGCAGGGGTTGGCGGTCGAAGATACGGTCCGCCTGTTCGTGCACAACGACGAGGGGGTCATGGGTGCTGCCGATCTCTCGTGGAGCATCAACAAAGAGCTCGAAACGTTCCTGCGCATCTATGGCAGCGCCGGCACGATCCTCGTGGGCTGGAAAGAATCGCGGTTCCGGCGCCAGGGTGAAGACGCTTGGAATACCTTCGGCAAGGGATACGACAAAATTCAGGCCTTCGCCGACCAAATCGGCAACTTCTGCGGCGCCATTCGTGGAGAGGCGAGGCTGCTCGTCACGCAGCGCGACGCCTTGGCATCGGTTCAAGCGGTGCAAGCCGCCTATGCAGCGCTCGAGTGCGCGCGTTGGGAACGAATCGGCAGCCAGCTGGAAGAACTGACGCCGCTGCGGGCCGGCGCGCTAGCGGCAAGCTAGATGGCAGTTCATCCCAGCGCCATCGTCGAGCCGGGAGTCTCGATCGGCCGCAACACTTCAATCTGGGACAACGTGCACGTACGTCATTCGACGACGATCGGCTCCAACTGCATAATCGGCGAGAAGAGCTACATCGCCTACGGCGTCGAGATCAAAGACTTCGTCAAGATCAACGCCTTCGTCTACGTCTGCACGGGGGTGACGATCGAGCGCGGCGCCATGATCGCGGCCGGCGTCGTTTTCACGAACGAACGCTTTCCGCGCGCGACGACGCCGCAGCTCGATCGGCTCCAATCGTCCGACCCCAACGAGTACACCCTCCACACGCTGGTTCGCGAAGGCGCGACGATCGGCGCGAGAGCGACGATCGGCCCCGGTTTGACGATCGGACGATTCGCAATGGTCGGAATGGGCTCCGTCGTGACCCGTGACGTCCCGGACTTTGCGATCGTGCACGGAAACCCGGCGCGCCCCGTCGGATACGCGTGCGCCTGCGGACATCCGCTCGAGTCGCTGACGCCGACGATGGACCGGCCTACCGCCATGCGCTGCCAGTCGTGCGCCGCAGAGTACGCGCTCTCCGGCTCCTCGCTGCGGCCGATGGAGATCGCGCAGAGCTCGTAATGAGTCGATTCGGTATTGTCGGCGGCGGCATGCTCGGCATGACGCTCGCCTGGGAGCTCTCGAAGGAGGGCCACGAGGTTACGATCTTCGAGGGCGGCCCCCGGTGCGGGGGCCTCGCCGCGCCCTGGCAGCTCGGCGACGTCGTTTGGGAT
Proteins encoded:
- a CDS encoding polysaccharide biosynthesis tyrosine autokinase translates to MSEMMPYNGGQNGLAEFEGQPQLHEGRDVERLYRAILKRWRVFAAVAGGFAAFVILGTLAAPKSYTTTVRLLAGRSDTTAAPVDNTTALPVLNALVLQSGEQSAETFAALAQQRGIATAVIDQLSLKATPKQLLGSVNVQPVVNTALLNLNVTWSSPERSAEIANAFSNAFVEEERDFVRSQAVAAIGFLSKEMPDAAKEMHDSASRLAQFQSAHGYIDATAHAQDVVSRVSQLNLQIDQLTVDVREAQALLSSTTSQLAAMSSTVDSAKQVGQNPVATDLQTKLADVQAQLSEAQQKYTPAHPTVIALRQQRDALVAQISAQPQAVVSSTTVAPNPLYQSLEQQAATYRARVMGDQGQIRALRGEVKANKPAVNALPEQAIAFSSLQEDAKRAANVYNALAQKYSDAIVAKTTAISDIIVVQPANADSAIKRPSLRTNLLIAVVLGVMLGLAVVYILDLIERRSAGRDFARILGLPVVARIPAFDERKTKAIPWVHSMTMEAFLHLCVTLRLRNRRPIKTLAVLSARRSEGKSTVAFNLAKTLATLQPGVLLVDADLRQPTLHTIAACKNNVGLGEVLEGTSTLDAAVQHVDPGLDILPSHPDNTNPIPLLQSRFESMLETARKSYSTVIVDTPALGAVSDGLMVAAQVDGSLFVVAADETEESDARRAIGQLSLIGIDNVLGIVVNKDAVVVNDYDDYFARMHNALAAGPA
- a CDS encoding glycosyltransferase family 2 protein; this encodes MTGVTVVIPAYNEGSLFAAALSSLSEYFAIHRGSGYEFHFLIVDDGSTDETGAVAATFARWRPNVRIVRHEHNRGLGAALRTAFAAVDTELAVLLDADLTYSPAVAMQLLEALEASHADIAMASPYMPGGSVVGVPFLRRVLSREANRLLSLAVCGKYATLTCMVRAFRVCALRELQFRSDDKPAVAEMLLDALRKKMQVVEVPATLEWTAERRSARGGFNFLRTAAQTYSTLALAFRHRPALWLAVPGLFPGLLPLVVGLLLILRVNSTTLAIGTTATIVIQYTSLALFTGQITAFLGRRFHQKRRLQTNGALNKNGYDPSSRTA
- a CDS encoding DegT/DnrJ/EryC1/StrS family aminotransferase codes for the protein MATTLPLAPHRTLPSDQDATGRTLGEEEIAAVSAALRSGTLTSTKGSFVTALESHFAEMMGVKYAYACSSGTAALHCAIAALDPEPGDEMITTAITDMGALTPILYQGAIPVFADVDPRTCNVTAETVAQRISSKTKAIIVTHLFGNPCDIDEIVELGNRHGIPVIEDCAQAFLAAYKGRFVGTAGKIGCFSLQQGKHITTGEGGLVVTNDEALARRIYLFINKAWGYGDPQPDHYFLALNYRMSELAGSVAVAQLGKLPKVVARRRMLAEMLTERIGQLEAIETPYILPGAQHSYWKYVVRTSESLPAEAVLEMAALLKERGIFSAPRYIQKPAFMCEVFQKRKTFGNSGYPFTMARPEVLAYDRERFPGTYAALERVLVVPWNDRYDEDDVNYIAEAMTSAAETLTWRHSA
- a CDS encoding Gfo/Idh/MocA family oxidoreductase, producing MKELRFAIVGAGAIARAYEAAFREVKGATVVAVCDTNGAAAEELASRIGCDAYSLLPALLRKSSFDAAIVCTPPVTHESISCKILQSGRHVLCEKPLSITVNSARRMLAVAEHCGMILTMASKFRYAADVRRAREILFAGEIGDLVFAENAFTSFVDMSRRWNSDSTVSGGGVLIDNGTHAVDILRYLLGNLRDIQVVEGRRMQGLAVEDTVRLFVHNDEGVMGAADLSWSINKELETFLRIYGSAGTILVGWKESRFRRQGEDAWNTFGKGYDKIQAFADQIGNFCGAIRGEARLLVTQRDALASVQAVQAAYAALECARWERIGSQLEELTPLRAGALAAS
- a CDS encoding acyltransferase, translated to MAVHPSAIVEPGVSIGRNTSIWDNVHVRHSTTIGSNCIIGEKSYIAYGVEIKDFVKINAFVYVCTGVTIERGAMIAAGVVFTNERFPRATTPQLDRLQSSDPNEYTLHTLVREGATIGARATIGPGLTIGRFAMVGMGSVVTRDVPDFAIVHGNPARPVGYACACGHPLESLTPTMDRPTAMRCQSCAAEYALSGSSLRPMEIAQSS